One stretch of Cygnus olor isolate bCygOlo1 chromosome 1, bCygOlo1.pri.v2, whole genome shotgun sequence DNA includes these proteins:
- the NINJ2 gene encoding ninjurin-2 isoform X1 — protein MASEGESINLQGTNPHLRMSGPMNINHYATKKSVAESMLDVALFMANVTQLKAVLEQGASFQYYITLIVLISISLFFQVVIGILLIISARLNLNDVAKQPRLNILNNAATALIFITVIINIFITAFGVQKTGLYPTRNFRPY, from the exons GGCACAAATCCTCACCTCCGGATGAGCGGCCCGATGAACATCAACCACTATGCGACGAAGAAGAGCGTGGCAGAGAGCATGCTGGATGTGGCACTGTTCATGGCGAACGTGACACAGCTCAaagcagtgctggagcagggggctTCCTTCCAGTACTACATCACCCTCATCGTGCTCATCAGCATCTCCCTCTTCTTCCAGGTGGTGATCGGGATTCTCCTCATCATCAGCG CTCGCCTGAACCTGAATGACGTAGCAAAGCAACCCCGCCTGAATATACTCAACAATGCTGCCACAGCTCTCATCTTCATCACAGTCATCATCAACATCTTCATCACAGCCTTTGGGGTGCAGAAGACAGGCCTCTACCCTACCAGGAATTTTCGACCTTATTAA
- the NINJ2 gene encoding ninjurin-2 isoform X2 translates to MSGPMNINHYATKKSVAESMLDVALFMANVTQLKAVLEQGASFQYYITLIVLISISLFFQVVIGILLIISARLNLNDVAKQPRLNILNNAATALIFITVIINIFITAFGVQKTGLYPTRNFRPY, encoded by the exons ATGAGCGGCCCGATGAACATCAACCACTATGCGACGAAGAAGAGCGTGGCAGAGAGCATGCTGGATGTGGCACTGTTCATGGCGAACGTGACACAGCTCAaagcagtgctggagcagggggctTCCTTCCAGTACTACATCACCCTCATCGTGCTCATCAGCATCTCCCTCTTCTTCCAGGTGGTGATCGGGATTCTCCTCATCATCAGCG CTCGCCTGAACCTGAATGACGTAGCAAAGCAACCCCGCCTGAATATACTCAACAATGCTGCCACAGCTCTCATCTTCATCACAGTCATCATCAACATCTTCATCACAGCCTTTGGGGTGCAGAAGACAGGCCTCTACCCTACCAGGAATTTTCGACCTTATTAA